In one Culex quinquefasciatus strain JHB chromosome 2, VPISU_Cqui_1.0_pri_paternal, whole genome shotgun sequence genomic region, the following are encoded:
- the LOC6042980 gene encoding zinc finger protein weckle encodes MLSNWRSWCRLCANECAVYKLESLDELNEITMRHFHFSLQELADVCNCICEECYNFVNKLERFKERCLQTSKMLLEFCASSASDDAELLDSDIQDLRFRFLSDSILAAVEEADSQEVKGFTVSSVVEGGGPVDGVLASSLASDQEGGVDAGELTEPELVQLKIEKVANRKKRKSSDRLVSNLDESVKESDSVLTRLTVDEFGEFKVDDTLMSNEPEGFDAYDNDYLAEEKPELGSDPDEEELDEEEEDEEEEEEDEEQEQEEPKPAVSKPRSKARSKPDQQQRVRCEECDKSYASRQMYVLHLQSKHPDSPELRFQCGICPKRFSSEKKTKQHEAVHLPSDQKMVHPCNYCDKKFSKLVNVQAHIKAVHIGERPYVCEECGKAFGTKGALKEHQVTHSDEKPFQCSHCPKKFKNLPRLKTHEDIHTDTLYVCPHCGLQLNTKRTLKMHMVVHSDQKKFKCQYCGNEYKRSKALKNHLILHTGLRPYQCPFCEKTFANGSNCRSHKKKAHPKELAALEASGGQSRATNIPKLNQLQPKSATSTADQPADPEEPSAIPLTPEEQLVLTRGVRLVTAYFHSTPSEPPPLNILSTVAQTTSTTGIKSEAECLSGAEGGEAGAVIAQVGESMQELVGLPPLQLISSGNL; translated from the exons GCTACAACTTTGTCAACAAGCTGGAGCGGTTCAAGGAGCGCTGCCTGCAAACGAGCAAGATGCTGCTGGAATTTTGCGCCTCCTCCGCCAGCGATGACGCCGAGCTGCTGGACAGTGACATCCAGGACTTGCGGTTTCGCTTTTTGAGCGATTCCATCTTGGCGGCCGTCGAGGAGGCGGACTCGCAGGAAGTGAAGGGCTTCACGGTGAGCAGCGTGGTGGAGGGGGGAGGGCCGGTGGATGGGGTGCTGGCGAGTAGTCTGGCTTCCGATCAGGAGGGGGGTGTGGACGCCGGGGAACTTACCGAGCCGGAGCTAGTCCAGCTGAAGATCGAGAAGGTGGCCAACAGGAAGAAAC GGAAATCTTCGGATCGGCTCGTTTCAAATCTGGACGAATCGGTCAAGGAGAGTGACAGCGTCCTGACGAGGTTGACGGTGGACGAGTTTGGCGAGTTCAAGGTGGACGATACGTTGATGTCCAACGAGCCGGAAGGGTTTGACGCGTACGACAACGATTACTTGGCCGAAGAAAAGCCAGAGCTGGGAAGCGATCCCGACGAGGAAGAGTtggacgaggaggaggaggatgaggaggaggaagaagaggacgaggaacaggaacaggaagaACCGAAACCGGCCGTGTCAAAGCCTCGTTCGAAGGCGCGTTCCAAACCGGACCAGCAGCAACGAGTTCGCTGCGAAGAGTGCGACAAGTCGTATGCTAGCAGGCAGATGTACGTGCTGCACCTGCAGTCCAAGCATCCGGACTCGCCCGAGTTGCGGTTCCAGTGCGGGATTTGTCCGAAGCGGTTCTCCTCCGAGAAGAAGACCAAACAGCACGAGGCGGTGCATCTGCCGAGCGACCAGAAGATGGTGCATCCGTGCAACtattgtgataaaaa GTTCAGCAAGCTGGTCAACGTGCAGGCCCACATCAAGGCGGTCCACATCGGCGAGCGGCCGTACGTTTGCGAAGAGTGCGGCAAGGCGTTCGGAACCAAGGGCGCCCTCAAGGAGCACCAAGTCACGCACAGCGACGAGAAGCCGTTCCAGTGCTCGCACTGTCCGAAAAAGTTCAAGAATCTGCCGCGCCTCAAAACCCACGAGGACATCCACACCGACACGCTGTACGTGTGCCCCCACTGCGGCCTCCAGCTCAACACCAAGCGAACGCTCAAGATGCACATGGTCGTGCACTCGGACCAGAAGAAGTTCAAGTGCCAGTACTGTGGCAACGAGTACAAACGCTCCAAGGCGCTCAAGAACCACCTGATTCTGCACACCGGTCTCCGGCCCTACCAGTGTCCATTCTGCGAGAAAACCTTCGCAAACGGGTCCAACTGTCGAAGTCACAAGAAGAAGGCCCACCCCAAGGAACTGGCCGCCCTCGAAGCATCCGGCGGACAATCCCGCGCCACAAACATCCCCAAGCTGAACCAGCTGCAGCCGAAGAGCGCAACCTCCACCGCCGACCAACCCGCAGACCCAGAAGAACCCTCCGCCATCCCACTGACCCCCGAAGAGCAGCTGGTCCTAACGCGTGGCGTCCGCCTGGTCACCGCTTACTTCCACTCCACGCCCAGCGAACCTCCTCCGCTGAACATCCTGTCAACGGTGGCGCAGACGACGTCAACCACCGGAATCAAGTCCGAGGCGGAGTGTCTGTCGGGTGCGGAGGGCGGCGAAGCGGGAGCGGTGATCGCCCAGGTCGGGGAATCGATGCAGGAGCTGGTCGGGCTGCCGCCGCTGCAGCTCATCTCGAGTGGCAATTTGTGA